In Candidatus Methylomirabilota bacterium, a single genomic region encodes these proteins:
- a CDS encoding MmcQ/YjbR family DNA-binding protein: protein MATQRGGRRPAGKPAGARVGADPIGRLRAICLALPDTSEKVAWGEPTWRVGGRLFAQLDNHHHGADHLAVWLPAPLGEQEALVKADPARFFRPPYVGIRGWVGVRIDGRPSWTQVAALVEQAYRHVAPATKRRARG, encoded by the coding sequence ATGGCCACGCAACGGGGGGGTCGGCGGCCGGCCGGGAAGCCGGCCGGGGCGAGGGTAGGGGCCGATCCCATCGGGCGGCTGCGCGCGATCTGCCTCGCGCTGCCGGACACCAGTGAGAAGGTGGCGTGGGGCGAGCCCACGTGGCGGGTGGGGGGGCGGCTCTTCGCTCAGCTGGACAATCACCACCACGGCGCCGACCATCTCGCGGTGTGGCTGCCCGCGCCGCTGGGCGAGCAGGAGGCGCTGGTGAAGGCCGATCCCGCGCGATTCTTCCGGCCGCCCTACGTGGGCATCCGGGGCTGGGTGGGCGTGCGGATCGATGGACGACCGAGCTGGACGCAGGTGGCGGCGCTGGTGGAGCAGGCCTACCGGCACGTGGCGCCGGCAACCAAGAGGAGAGCGCGTGGCTGA
- a CDS encoding alpha/beta hydrolase, giving the protein MIREQTLSVWQNRVRMRVLSDGAGPPLVYYHGPWGLTWDPFLGELATRFTVYAPEHPGTSPSAHDDIYHLDNLWDLVLCHEELLTALKLDAVAMAGHSFGGMVACEMAAAYPRRVRRLALIAPLGFWRDAEPVKNWMMVNPTDMPGWVFRDAGSEAAKAMIGPTEPPDAAAAARVKLMWAMGATGKFLWPIPDKGLKKRIHRVTAPTLLVWGKDDRILPPVYADEFTQRIPGARLQTVADAGHAPQVEQPGAVARIVGEFLGG; this is encoded by the coding sequence ATGATCCGCGAGCAGACGCTCTCCGTCTGGCAGAACCGCGTGCGCATGCGCGTGCTCTCGGACGGCGCGGGCCCGCCGCTCGTCTACTACCACGGGCCCTGGGGCCTCACCTGGGACCCGTTCCTGGGGGAGTTGGCCACGCGCTTCACCGTCTACGCGCCCGAGCATCCGGGGACGTCCCCCAGCGCGCACGACGACATCTATCACCTCGACAATCTCTGGGATCTCGTCCTCTGCCACGAGGAGCTCCTGACCGCGCTCAAGCTGGACGCGGTGGCGATGGCCGGCCACTCCTTCGGCGGCATGGTGGCGTGCGAGATGGCCGCGGCCTACCCGCGCCGCGTTCGCCGCTTGGCCTTGATCGCGCCGCTGGGATTCTGGCGAGATGCCGAGCCGGTGAAGAACTGGATGATGGTCAACCCGACGGACATGCCGGGCTGGGTGTTTCGCGATGCCGGCAGCGAGGCGGCGAAGGCGATGATCGGGCCCACCGAGCCGCCGGACGCCGCGGCCGCCGCGCGCGTGAAGCTCATGTGGGCCATGGGCGCGACGGGCAAGTTCCTCTGGCCCATTCCCGACAAGGGGCTCAAGAAGCGCATCCACCGAGTGACCGCGCCCACGCTCCTCGTGTGGGGCAAGGACGATCGCATTCTACCGCCGGTTTACGCCGACGAATTTACACAGCGCATCCCGGGCGCGCGGCTGCAGACGGTGGCCGACGCGGGGCATGCGCCCCAGGTCGAGCAGCCGGGCGCGGTGGCGCGCATCGTCGGCGAGTTCCTGGGCGGATGA
- a CDS encoding GntR family transcriptional regulator: protein MAVHRLEPGPPSLYFQLHQHLVERIRAGEFGPSVPLPTEMELCEQYGVSRITVRRALDALADERLISRRRGVRTFVVEPPVKSVALTGSLDDALSYSGNLSLKLLSTEEVRPSPVVAQALRLDAGESVRRLEAIAASAGEPFAYAEYYLPRAVSALFDPTDLQARVPVLRAIEQKLGRRITSASQTVEPVIADRAVADYLGMKPRAPLLKVVRTYFTAEDTPVKTDVVRYHPERYRYTVQLFSRRET, encoded by the coding sequence ATGGCCGTCCACCGGCTCGAGCCTGGTCCACCCTCTCTCTATTTCCAGCTGCACCAGCACCTGGTGGAGCGGATCCGGGCCGGCGAGTTCGGGCCCTCGGTTCCCCTCCCCACCGAGATGGAGCTGTGCGAGCAATATGGTGTGAGCCGGATCACCGTTCGGCGCGCCCTCGACGCGCTCGCCGACGAGCGGCTCATCTCGCGCCGGCGCGGCGTCCGCACCTTCGTGGTGGAGCCCCCCGTGAAGTCGGTCGCCCTGACCGGCTCGCTCGACGACGCCCTCTCCTACTCCGGCAATCTCTCGCTGAAGCTGCTCTCGACGGAGGAGGTGCGGCCCTCGCCGGTGGTCGCGCAGGCGCTCCGGCTGGACGCCGGCGAGTCGGTGCGGCGGCTCGAGGCCATCGCGGCGTCCGCGGGCGAGCCCTTCGCTTATGCGGAGTATTACCTGCCCCGCGCGGTCAGCGCCCTGTTCGATCCGACCGACCTCCAGGCCCGGGTGCCCGTTCTCCGCGCCATCGAGCAAAAGCTGGGGCGGCGCATCACCAGCGCCAGTCAGACGGTGGAGCCGGTCATCGCCGATCGCGCGGTGGCCGACTATCTCGGCATGAAGCCGCGCGCGCCCCTCCTCAAGGTCGTGCGCACCTACTTCACCGCGGAGGACACGCCGGTGAAGACCGACGTCGTCCGCTATCACCCGGAGCGCTATCGCTACACCGTGCAGCTCTTCTCGAGGAGAGAGACATGA
- a CDS encoding peroxiredoxin: MTAVRSGLRLALLSVVIAFGAIAAYVMLLGVPIVRNHPEGYVIAFALATFLPIFALWRGYRPRWPSWVALFISSLLLVAGAWFDFVGARVPDTPLAFRMGEAAPDFTLPDAAGRPVTLADYRGKKPVIVIFYRGYWUPFCMAELQGLGAQLSEAEQAGVEIVAISPDSNERSQQVAEGLHLDYRFLADRDLAVARRYGLIHSAGGPNGEDVPKPATIVVDRDGTVRWFKVAHNFQVRPDPGDVLKVVRSL, encoded by the coding sequence ATGACGGCCGTGAGATCCGGTCTGCGTCTCGCGCTCCTGAGCGTCGTCATCGCCTTCGGCGCCATCGCGGCGTACGTGATGCTCCTCGGCGTGCCCATCGTGCGCAATCATCCCGAGGGTTACGTGATCGCGTTCGCGCTCGCCACTTTCCTGCCGATCTTCGCCCTCTGGCGTGGCTACCGGCCGCGCTGGCCCTCGTGGGTGGCCCTCTTCATCTCGAGCCTGCTCCTGGTCGCGGGCGCCTGGTTCGACTTCGTCGGCGCGCGGGTACCCGACACGCCGCTCGCGTTCCGCATGGGCGAAGCGGCGCCGGACTTCACGTTGCCTGACGCGGCCGGCCGGCCCGTGACCCTCGCGGACTATCGCGGGAAGAAGCCGGTCATCGTCATCTTCTATCGCGGCTACTGGTGACCCTTCTGCATGGCCGAGCTCCAAGGTCTTGGAGCCCAGCTGTCGGAGGCCGAGCAGGCCGGCGTGGAGATCGTCGCGATTTCGCCCGATTCCAACGAGCGGAGCCAGCAGGTGGCGGAGGGGCTGCACCTCGACTACCGCTTCCTCGCCGACCGTGATCTCGCGGTGGCCCGCCGTTACGGCCTGATCCACTCGGCGGGCGGTCCCAACGGCGAGGACGTGCCGAAGCCCGCCACCATCGTGGTCGATCGCGACGGAACGGTGCGCTGGTTCAAGGTCGCCCACAACTTCCAGGTGCGGCCGGATCCCGGCGACGTCCTGAAGGTGGTGCGCTCGCTCTAG
- a CDS encoding nuclear transport factor 2 family protein: protein MATKADDLATLETLNRGYLLAAEKRDVAWYAEHLAEDYRATNPDGSFVDKAGFLARFAKPHTMTDLRAPEVRIQHLGDTALIHASFEDTRPDGSHGRGRYTDIWQRRNGRWLCVSAHFTRC from the coding sequence ATGGCAACCAAGGCGGACGATCTGGCGACCCTCGAGACCCTCAACCGTGGCTATCTCCTCGCCGCCGAGAAGCGCGACGTGGCCTGGTACGCGGAGCACCTGGCGGAGGACTATCGCGCCACCAACCCGGACGGCTCCTTCGTGGACAAGGCGGGGTTCCTGGCCCGCTTCGCCAAGCCCCACACCATGACGGATCTCCGCGCGCCCGAGGTGCGCATCCAGCACCTCGGCGACACCGCGCTCATCCACGCGAGCTTCGAGGACACGCGGCCGGACGGCAGCCACGGCCGCGGGCGGTACACCGACATCTGGCAGCGGCGGAACGGGCGCTGGCTCTGCGTCTCCGCCCACTTCACGAGGTGCTGA
- a CDS encoding PLP-dependent aminotransferase family protein, translating to MLLNLREASGPLYRRVYHALKGMIRAGRLGPTARVPSTRALARDLGVSRNTVMLAYEQLAAEGYLVSRHRGATSVARVPAPRLAPVSARPAAAPRPAAVSAYARRLTERLQLAPQPPAARPALRYDFRYGRPAVDEFPRVIWRRLLAARARRTSSDALGYGGPAGHRPLREALSEYLGRARGVVSDPDRILIVNGTQQALDLIARVLLGPGDGAVVEEPHYPGATIPFEAVGARLLRVPVDGDGLDTSKLPPAAQRPRLAYVTPCHQFPSGVIMPLHRRLALLQWAARVGAWVVEDDYVSEFRYEGHPLEALQSLDRDERTLYLGSFSKTLFPALRVGYLVLPRPLVPAFLAAKWVADRFSAPLYQEALAELITSGRYERYLRRAGGRNARRRRALIEALRHHFGDRVEIAGENTGVHLVVWLNGLRPAELPSAIARAAKAGVGIYSVAPSYVEPPRRAGLLFGYASLSESEIGAGIRRLAEVFQGSVRE from the coding sequence ATGCTGCTGAACCTGCGCGAGGCGAGCGGGCCGCTCTATCGCCGCGTCTATCACGCGCTGAAGGGGATGATCCGTGCGGGCCGGCTCGGCCCCACCGCGCGGGTCCCGTCGACTCGGGCTCTCGCACGTGATCTGGGAGTGTCGCGCAACACCGTCATGCTGGCCTACGAGCAGCTCGCCGCCGAGGGGTACCTGGTGAGCCGTCACCGTGGCGCCACGTCCGTGGCGCGCGTGCCGGCGCCGCGCCTGGCTCCCGTGTCGGCCCGTCCCGCCGCGGCGCCGCGCCCGGCGGCGGTGTCCGCGTACGCCCGGCGTCTGACCGAGCGGCTTCAGCTCGCGCCGCAGCCGCCGGCCGCGCGCCCGGCGCTGCGCTACGACTTCCGCTACGGCCGGCCCGCGGTGGACGAGTTCCCGCGCGTGATCTGGCGACGTCTTCTCGCCGCGCGGGCCCGCCGCACCTCCTCCGACGCGCTCGGCTACGGCGGCCCCGCGGGCCACCGCCCGCTGCGGGAGGCCCTCAGCGAGTATCTCGGACGCGCCCGCGGCGTGGTGAGCGATCCCGACCGCATCCTCATCGTGAACGGGACGCAGCAGGCGCTGGACCTGATCGCGCGCGTGCTCCTCGGCCCGGGCGACGGCGCGGTCGTGGAGGAGCCACATTACCCCGGCGCCACCATTCCCTTCGAGGCGGTGGGCGCGCGCCTGTTGCGTGTGCCCGTCGATGGTGACGGTCTCGACACGAGCAAACTCCCGCCCGCGGCCCAGCGGCCCCGCCTTGCCTACGTGACGCCGTGCCATCAGTTCCCCAGCGGGGTCATCATGCCGCTGCATCGGCGCCTCGCCCTCCTCCAGTGGGCGGCGCGCGTCGGCGCCTGGGTGGTCGAGGACGACTACGTGAGCGAGTTCCGCTATGAAGGCCACCCGCTGGAGGCGCTCCAGTCCCTCGACCGTGACGAGCGGACCCTCTACCTCGGGTCGTTCTCGAAGACGCTGTTCCCGGCTCTGCGTGTGGGCTATCTCGTGCTGCCGCGCCCGCTCGTGCCCGCCTTCCTCGCCGCGAAGTGGGTGGCCGATCGCTTCTCGGCGCCGCTCTACCAGGAGGCACTGGCCGAGCTGATCACGAGCGGCCGGTACGAGCGCTATCTCCGCCGCGCGGGCGGCCGGAATGCGAGGCGGCGGCGGGCCCTCATCGAGGCGCTGCGCCACCATTTTGGCGACCGCGTGGAGATCGCGGGAGAGAACACCGGCGTGCACCTCGTGGTCTGGCTCAACGGCCTGCGCCCGGCGGAGCTTCCGTCCGCCATCGCGCGCGCCGCGAAGGCGGGCGTGGGCATCTACTCGGTGGCGCCGTCATACGTGGAGCCGCCCCGACGCGCGGGCCTCCTCTTCGGCTACGCGTCCTTGAGCGAGTCCGAGATCGGCGCGGGGATACGCCGCCTGGCCGAGGTCTTCCAGGGGAGCGTGAGAGAATGA
- a CDS encoding LLM class flavin-dependent oxidoreductase: MKISAFHLMPHRELPADFEQKYESVWVTPPWHELAEPKRVGQYYNWTLDELLFAARAGFDGVCTNEHHQNAYGFMPSPNIMGAVMAKATNGSNVAIVQMGATLPTSNPPIRVAEEYAMLDCISGGRLVAGLPLGSPMDVNFCYGITPMEHRERYREAFALTLKAWQSREIFAWNGRYFQLANVNLWPRPIQQPHPPVWVPGSGSISTFDFAVEHDVCYCFLSYSGAKAAKSMMDGYWQVVTDRGKDANPYRAGFLQLVTVAETDAQAEEKYAKHVEYFYHKCLHWPPQYLSPPGNQDYRSLVSAVAKPLRYAVDPKALRYRDFVEKGYVISGSPATVRDRLKEEVVKGLNVGNLMVLLQIGSMPHELTLENMDLFAKKVLPELRGCWNEEGWVNHWWPAGLRDAVPAAVPAGAASRA, from the coding sequence ATGAAGATCAGCGCGTTCCACCTGATGCCCCATCGCGAGCTGCCCGCCGACTTCGAGCAGAAGTACGAGTCCGTGTGGGTGACGCCGCCCTGGCACGAGCTGGCCGAGCCGAAGCGAGTGGGCCAGTACTACAACTGGACGCTGGACGAGCTCCTGTTCGCCGCGCGCGCCGGCTTCGACGGCGTGTGCACCAACGAGCATCACCAGAACGCCTACGGCTTCATGCCGAGTCCGAACATCATGGGCGCGGTGATGGCGAAGGCCACGAACGGGTCCAACGTCGCCATCGTGCAGATGGGCGCCACGCTGCCCACCTCAAACCCGCCCATCCGCGTCGCCGAGGAGTACGCGATGCTCGACTGCATCAGCGGCGGGCGGCTCGTGGCGGGCCTGCCGCTCGGCAGCCCGATGGACGTGAACTTCTGCTACGGCATCACGCCCATGGAGCACCGCGAGCGCTACCGCGAGGCCTTCGCGCTCACGCTGAAGGCCTGGCAGTCGCGCGAGATCTTCGCCTGGAACGGGCGCTACTTCCAGCTCGCCAACGTGAATCTCTGGCCGCGCCCCATCCAGCAGCCGCACCCGCCGGTATGGGTGCCGGGCTCGGGCAGCATCAGCACGTTCGACTTCGCCGTGGAGCATGACGTCTGCTACTGCTTCCTGTCCTACTCGGGCGCGAAGGCGGCGAAGTCGATGATGGACGGCTACTGGCAGGTCGTGACGGATCGCGGCAAGGACGCCAATCCCTATCGCGCGGGCTTCCTCCAGCTCGTCACCGTGGCCGAGACCGACGCCCAGGCCGAGGAGAAGTACGCCAAGCACGTCGAGTACTTCTATCACAAGTGCCTGCACTGGCCGCCGCAGTACCTCTCGCCGCCGGGCAATCAGGACTACCGGAGCCTCGTGTCCGCGGTGGCCAAGCCCCTCCGCTACGCGGTGGACCCGAAGGCGCTCCGCTATCGCGACTTCGTGGAGAAGGGCTACGTCATCTCGGGCAGCCCGGCCACCGTGCGCGATCGGCTGAAGGAGGAAGTGGTGAAGGGGCTCAACGTGGGCAATCTCATGGTGCTGCTGCAGATCGGCTCCATGCCCCACGAGCTCACGCTCGAGAATATGGACCTGTTCGCCAAGAAGGTGTTGCCCGAATTGCGCGGCTGCTGGAACGAGGAGGGCTGGGTGAATCACTGGTGGCCGGCCGGGCTGCGCGACGCGGTGCCCGCCGCGGTGCCCGCGGGCGCGGCGAGCCGGGCATGA
- a CDS encoding NAD(P)/FAD-dependent oxidoreductase, producing the protein MADATGARDVDAVIVGAGFAGLYMLHRLRGLGFSAQVFERGKGVGGTWYWNRYPGARCDVESMDYSFSFSPELEQEWEWTERYASQPEILKYANHVADRFDLKRDIQFETNVVSAAFDEAARRWTVRTDRGDLVSARFCVMATGCLSDLQVPPFKGVETFKGARYHTGSWPHEGVDFTGLQVGIIGTGSSAIQSIPIIAKQAAHLYVFQRTPNYSVPARNVPMDPEYQRSWKAEYPTHRQAARESRVGFVIERNDVSALSVSAEEREREYEKRWQRGGLGFAATYLDIQISQEANDTAAAFFRQKIHAIVRDPAVAELLTPKTYPLGTKRLCVDTDYYATFNRDNVTLVDVRTAPIEEITPDGLRTAAGRYTFDSLVFATGFDAMTGALLRIDIRGRDGISLKDKWSAGPRTYLGLTVAGFPNLFAITGPGSPSVLSNMLVSIEQHVDWIADCMAYLRARGRATIEATPESEDAWVDHVNAVGHMTLYPKAASWYTGANVLGKPRVFMPYVGGVGLYRQKCDEVAAKGYEGFRLG; encoded by the coding sequence GTGGCTGATGCGACGGGGGCACGGGACGTGGACGCGGTGATCGTCGGCGCTGGCTTCGCCGGCCTCTACATGCTGCATCGCCTCCGCGGGCTCGGCTTCTCCGCGCAGGTGTTCGAGCGGGGCAAGGGGGTGGGCGGCACCTGGTACTGGAACCGCTACCCCGGCGCGCGCTGCGACGTCGAGAGCATGGACTACTCCTTCTCGTTCTCTCCGGAGCTCGAGCAGGAATGGGAGTGGACGGAGCGCTACGCCTCGCAGCCCGAGATCCTGAAGTACGCCAATCACGTGGCCGACCGCTTCGACCTCAAGCGGGACATCCAATTCGAGACGAACGTGGTCTCGGCCGCCTTCGACGAGGCCGCGCGCCGGTGGACGGTGCGCACCGACCGCGGCGACCTCGTGTCCGCGCGCTTCTGCGTCATGGCCACGGGGTGCCTGTCCGATCTCCAGGTGCCGCCCTTCAAGGGCGTCGAGACGTTCAAGGGCGCGCGCTATCACACCGGGAGCTGGCCCCACGAAGGAGTGGACTTCACCGGACTCCAAGTGGGTATTATTGGCACTGGTTCGTCCGCGATCCAGTCCATCCCCATCATCGCGAAGCAGGCCGCGCATCTCTACGTGTTCCAGCGCACGCCCAACTACTCGGTGCCCGCGCGCAACGTGCCCATGGACCCGGAGTACCAGCGGAGCTGGAAGGCCGAGTATCCCACCCATCGGCAGGCCGCGCGCGAGTCGCGCGTGGGCTTCGTGATCGAGCGGAACGACGTGTCCGCGCTCTCCGTCTCCGCCGAGGAGCGCGAGCGCGAGTACGAGAAGCGCTGGCAGCGCGGCGGGCTCGGCTTCGCCGCGACCTACCTCGACATCCAGATCAGCCAGGAGGCCAACGACACCGCGGCCGCGTTCTTCCGCCAGAAGATCCACGCGATCGTGCGCGATCCCGCGGTGGCCGAGCTGCTCACGCCGAAGACGTACCCCCTCGGCACCAAGCGGCTCTGTGTCGATACGGATTATTACGCCACGTTCAACCGGGACAACGTCACGCTGGTGGACGTGCGCACCGCGCCCATCGAGGAGATCACCCCCGACGGCCTCCGCACCGCGGCGGGCCGCTACACGTTCGACAGCCTGGTCTTCGCCACCGGCTTCGACGCCATGACCGGCGCGCTGCTCCGCATCGACATCCGGGGCCGCGACGGGATCAGCCTCAAGGACAAGTGGTCAGCGGGCCCGCGCACCTATCTGGGCCTGACGGTGGCCGGCTTCCCCAACCTCTTCGCGATCACCGGGCCGGGCAGCCCGTCGGTGCTCAGCAACATGCTCGTGTCCATCGAGCAGCACGTGGACTGGATCGCCGACTGCATGGCCTATCTCCGCGCCCGCGGCCGGGCGACCATCGAGGCCACGCCGGAGTCGGAGGACGCCTGGGTGGACCACGTCAACGCGGTCGGCCACATGACGCTGTATCCCAAGGCCGCCTCCTGGTACACGGGCGCCAACGTGCTCGGCAAGCCGCGCGTCTTCATGCCCTACGTGGGCGGCGTGGGCCTGTATCGCCAGAAGTGCGACGAGGTCGCCGCCAAGGGCTACGAGGGCTTCCGCCTCGGCTAG
- a CDS encoding nuclear transport factor 2 family protein, producing the protein MATATTTTDQAALEALNHEYIRSVSEADVRWFDANLSDDFVNSNPDCSLVDRAGFLAQIGRGSSVKSLAIEDVLVRVLGDVALIHARTTYLKADGQPGAGRYTDVWQKRGGRWICVAANVTRL; encoded by the coding sequence ATGGCCACCGCGACCACGACAACGGACCAGGCCGCCCTCGAGGCGCTCAACCACGAGTACATCCGCTCGGTCAGCGAGGCCGACGTGCGCTGGTTCGACGCGAACCTCTCGGACGACTTCGTCAACAGCAATCCCGACTGCTCGCTGGTGGACCGCGCGGGATTCCTCGCCCAGATCGGCCGCGGCTCCAGCGTGAAGAGCCTCGCCATCGAGGACGTGCTGGTCCGCGTGCTGGGGGACGTCGCATTGATCCATGCGCGGACGACGTACCTGAAGGCCGATGGCCAGCCGGGCGCGGGACGCTACACGGACGTGTGGCAGAAGCGCGGCGGACGCTGGATCTGCGTGGCCGCGAACGTCACGCGGCTCTAG